The window ATAGTATTCACAAATTACTAAACTGTACCTTTAGTTTCGTCGTCCATCACCGCCGATTTACATAGCTGTTTTGCTTCTTGTCACATATAAAAAACTATTAAAGTTGAAAATCTTAGCCAAACAATTGAGTGAAAAGCAACATGGCGGTCACCTAATTAACCGCAGCTGCCTCAAAAGTACCAGAATGTTCCAGTTCCTGCCACAAGTGCCCAAAAGCAATATGGAAGACCACCAATAAATGCCTAATAAAAGGAGTAACTTACCTGACACTAAATGACACATTTCCCCCAAACCGAGTGACATGACGggcagtttttatttattcataacaCAACAACCAAGTGTTGCGCAAGggataaataacatttatatCGGGAGTAGCTCACTCAGGGGCTTTAGTCCAGTCGGGCAACAGCAGCCAAAACAACACAGAATGGgccacttgttttgttttggtcagAAAGTAGCGGCGCTTTAAATACTGTCACACAGCAGGAACGTGTTTGCTCGGCGAGGTAAGGCAACGCATAAGATGTTGGTGGTTTTCTCAGATGGAGTAGAGACGCAGCTGCTCCTCCATGTCGCCCTCAGAGACGTCGCCGAACGTCTCCGTGTTGTCTTTCAACAGCTGGAAGATGGCGGCCAGCTGTTCCTGCTGCACCCTGGAAAAGCAACAGAAAAGACTGTTATCCATTTGGaaaatctaattttctgaaccactttgtcCTCACTATTCCAAAAAGTATGCAGAAAACTTTAGcaagaaaaatgacataaattcaAGGGAATTCAGATTTCAGTGTTGAATTTTAAAGCTGAAATAAGTTCaaactcaaacaaaaaaaacataaaaagcaacaaatcctcgaatacatatttttcaatggCTCCTTAAGCACCCTCTAGCGGTATCATTTCAGAACACACTTGCAACGCACAGTAGAGCCTACTTTTAACAACGtgtaattgttgttttcttcTCTTGTCGGTACTGTATTCAACTGAACGTCGTTTCTAACATTTGacatttagatatatattttttaccccaGATTTGGATGATCAATCTATAACTGCGGGAGCTCATTAACCCATTCACCGCCATTGTCAGCAAATGACATCCAATCCATAAAAACATACTTCTGAAACGGATTGATCGTCATCAACAGGAGAGTTAAATAACCAGAAGCACTAACAAAACATGGCGTCACGTGCAGCCTTTCCCCTTGCTAGCTAGAtcgtctttctctgtctctcatGTCCTGGGGTCAAAGGTCCTCTGGCCTGGCAGAGACTTAATCTGGCCTTAAATCAGTCTGGCCCGCGTGGCACGGCAGCTTAAAGGCTGGAAAGCTCGGAGTGAATGGCGGCCAGCGCAGGACGAGATTGTCCCGGCCGGCACGTTTTCGACTGACCTCTGCTCTTCTTCCAGCTCCTCTTTGGACATCATCATCTCCATGTGATGTGAGCGCGACTTTCCGGGAATGTACTTCAAGGAATCGTTGGCGAGGAACTCAGATTTATCTGACCACGcacgtggaaaaaaagaaataataagatgcattatttttttaaaacagaaatacagATTAGGGTATAgaattttgaaatattatttccaATGATTTTCCCCTtctcaattaaaaaagaaaacaataaacacgaacaaaaatgaaaacaaatgataaagctaatgctaaaaaaaatagtcaacccAAGTGTAATTTGCCACTCACCGTTGACCTCCGGGCTCTCTGGGTCTCCGTCAGTCTGGTGATCCGAGAACGCACACTTTAGGAGCTCCTGATCAGAGAGCCCGATGAAGGAGCGCCGCCCTCGACCCGACGAAGCCTCGGACGACGAGTCGAAGCTGGTGTGCCTGGAGTCGGGCCGCGGCACCGACAAGCTGGACGCCGAAGAGGACGAGGAGCCATCGGCGGGGGCCGCCACCGTCGCCGACGACGAGGATGAGGACACCTCGGCGGGGGCCGCCACCGTCGCCGACTCCTCGCTGGCGGCGTGGGGTCGCGACTCCTCCTGTGTGGGAAAGACAACATAACATATGGATGCTGATATGGACGTCCCTCGGGGGACGATACTATACTAGCTATACAACTCATAACCCTTGTGTGGAGTGATAATTGCTTTGGGCCTTTCTTTTCACAGCCATATTTAACCATGGGACTCcaatatacacaaaaatatcacttagcattatttttgcagtcattgtaaaaaaaataagtgcccTCTATGGTACAATACattgttgtttgtattttgtaaaCAAAAGAGTACTCAGTTATGGACTTGAATATACAAATTAAGTACTTCAAAGGGGTGTATAGTACTATCCTGTGTAAAGGAAATGTGACTATAATTTAGCATgcaaaaatgaatgtaatattCAAATAAAGTATTTTCTATCAACTCCCATGTCCGTTACGTGTGACACAATTGAACCTGTTCGTAGTATTGAGTCCCCTGTCACATAAGCATCTTAGAAAGTGACCTAATCTGTCAATAAGAGTTGGAAGAAAGTATAAGCAAGTACATACAAAGTCCACTCACCGATTTGACCAGCTCCCAGTGGTCGTGGGAGCTACCACTGAGCTGGCACCAGTCGTCCCCGGCCGAAGTGGCTCTTTTCTCGCGTTTGCTTTCCGCTATGTGGCCGTTCTGCTGGACCGTCGACGGGTGTCCTTTTCCGGCGTCCGGGCTGGGACTCGCCGGGTGACGCACCGTCCAAGACGACTGGGTCGAGCCGTCCAGCAGCGACGTCGCCACCACAAGCGCGAGCAGCGTGAAAATAACGGCCGGCAAAATAAAAGTCCAATCCATACTTGAgttatttctgtttgttttgtttttaatttgccCGCGCGGCTCGAGCGTCAGCCATAGCGACGCATTAGAGGATAATCCCCCCCAGACGAGCGACCTTAACGAGCGGTGTTTACTAGATCAGGAAGGAGGTTCTGTCGGGCTCTGGCGTCACATCCGCCAGGGGCCATCAGGCGCGCCGCAACGTGCTCGGCTCGTCATCCGGGTGTTAATCTCATCAACGCCAGAGTGTCCAGGTGTAAATTGGATGGGGACGGATATCTTGTGACAGCACTCGTGTAAGCGGAGGGTGactgtgaaaaaaacaaaaacaagcacaGGTCATCTACCGGTAAACGCTCACGTTGACCCCAGGAAGATGCGACGCGTTTCCATGACTACAGTCTGAACAACGGTGGACATCAAACTGTTCCTTTAGTTATTTGACTGCCAAGTTTAATTTACAATATGCATGTCACTTGACAAAAATTCAGTTTCATCCAATTTGGTTCTATCCAGCACATGGGTGCAGAAATTACTGCCTGCCAGTACTTTATTATTGGcctaaattatgaaaatattaaatatggcTTGAGTTTAAGCCTTCATTCAGCTGCAATTCCCAGTTTCAATCCCAAATGAAGCTACTAACTAAAAACCGAGTACACAACTTTGTTTTATACAATAATATAACCTTAACTCCATCACAATATTTGCAGCCTAGTACCAAAAAGAGCACACATGACTGAATTTTCCACAGATATGTTTATTTGCATTCacctgaaaaaataataatgcgaTAACACAGGTCAACTGGAAATGTGTTACTTAAACAGAGATGAAGCATCTGGAACggctatttttttcccttaaatgcCAACCTTCCGTCTGTGGGCCACACCGGACCCACTTAACCCAAAAAAAGCGATTGATGAACCAAACGAGgatttttttgagagaaaaaaaatatcatacgGGAGGGGAATCTTAAAAGAAGGGGGGGATGAATGATCTGCAACACCTGTGAGCTTACAAACCGGCAAACAGCAGCGGAGGGTCGAGCGCCTCGGCCGGAACAGTGACCGGGCACTCCGCACCGCAACACGCCACACCATGTCACCACCGCACTGCATCTTAACAGCTAACCAGCATTACTCAACTGCTACACAACTGCGCCTAGTGCACAAAAGATACACAAGAAAGAGGGTTAGAGTCAAAGGAAGCAACTGTAAGCGGGCAGAAAGAGTTGATAGAAAAAAAGGTGGGGGAAAATATGCTATTTTTGTCATCAAGACAAATGAAGCCACGTGGACAAGCTCGATTAACAtacaacaggattttttttttttaccccccgaGTCGAGTGGTACAACAAACCAATATTCGAAATGTACAACCTCCTGCTTCGGGGAAAAATATAACAAGTTATTCCGGTAAAAGCAAATAACTCCTTGTTTTATTGAAGAGCACAAATTCCAAAAagcaatttaaaaaggggaaacaaaacaaaaagatacaACTTTAGTTCACTCTGTGAACGATCAACATGACGTCTGTTCAGGTAACGTGATGAAATGAACTATTTAGAAAACATTTAAACCAAGTTCCAAATAACCTTTCAAGTCTGCTTTCTGTGGAAACAGAAGAGTCCCCTTGAACACAATGAGACTCATCACGATGTCCTGGACAAAGAAAGAAGCCGTCACCTGAGGCATCTgcgaaaaaacagaaaaaagaacAGGTTCAGAATGAGCATGTTGAAAAGTCTTAATTCCTAACCCCAAAAAAAGACTCCTTGAATGCGTTTGTCCACCTTCCGCGCGAATGCAGGACACTGTTGGCACTTGGGCGCACTTTCAAAACCAACCTTGGGAGGGCAAAGCACAGGCACCCCCCCAAAGTGAACGTACCTCGGCGCACCACCTCAAACACCAATCGACAGCCCCGCAAGTGCCGCCACGATGACCCGCTCCTTTGCAAACAAGCGTTGCCTGGGCGACCTGCTCCCGAGCAACTGCCATCACCCCCCCGGCAACAGGCAGGTCACATGGGCGGGTCACACACTATAACTGCTCTCAAACTGCTACACCCCCatctcctcctctctttgcaaaCAGGACTCAGCAGCTTGGAGGAAAGAATTCCACATTTAGGTGAAGGGTTGGAGTGAAGTACACCCGAAAATACTCGCATTGGGCCAATTGAAACCCTTTCCTGCGTGCGTATTTGGCAACCAAATAAGCGTTGGTTTGAAATTTGAACTGCAACTTCAAGGCCGCAGAATGTTGACTCATTGACGGTCACTGACCATCgcagtcaatgacagccaatgggCTCCTGTATAAATTTAGTTATTCCTTTGCTTGCTACCACAACACACATCTATACCTACGCATGACCTGGCAACAAACAGGTTAAACATGTGATCACACGAGTTCAAGACAACCCACCCTTCCCACTAAATACCGTCATGTCGCGTCCAACTTTGATTTAAGGCTCTGCTTCGTTGTCATCGGGAGACTTGGGTCGGCTCTTGCTCTTGGACTTGGACCTGGATCTTGAGCCGCGGTTGGAGGCCGGGGTCCGGCTCCTGGATCGAGAAGGAGACTTGGACTTGCTTCGCCTTGGGGTCCTGGATTTAGATTTGGACTTGGAGCGGGATCTTGACCGGGAATAGGAGCGGGACCTGGAGCGGGAGTAGCGGCGACTCCTGGATCGGGAGCCACTCCTGGAACGGCTGCGTCTTCGGCGGCGAGGGCTCGCTGAACGTCTGTCGAGAGcaatgttgacatttaaaataagaaCAGACATACTAATAATTCTCTGTGGgccaagagaaaataaaatctattaAGATGTGTTCCTGACAAGTAACCAAAAAGATTCCCTTCAGACCAAACTCATGAATaaactaatatatattttaaaatggaaaataacagGATCTGGCAACCTTTAGCACAAGCCATTTTAAGGTAACCAATTAGCTGTTTTGAAAAGGAGGTTCAACCTTTGCTCTCGTAGAATGTTAACTAAGGTTTACTTTAAAGGTTAACCATTCATTTAGATTGCAGGAAAAACAATTCCCCTCATTTGCATATAGCATTAATAAACCAACCCCATCTGGCTGTAGATAAACTAGGCAAATCGAAGTATAAACAGGACCGTCGTCATGTAGCTTTTTTGGCACGTGCTTTACGAGATAAAATGGCTGCGCATCAAAGCACTTACGTAAATTGAACACAAGAAGCAAAAACACATGAATAAGTATGATTTATATCGATTTTCAGGCCTCGACGAAAACCTCGTACCGTCTCGGCGGACCTCCTCTACGGGATTGCATGGAGTCAGGAGGCCGGCCATAGCGGGCCATCTGCACGCGGAGCTCGCGGCCGTCGAGCAGGGCTCCGTCCATGGCGTCCATCGCGTCCTCGGCGTCGCGCTTGTCCAGGAAGCGTACGAATGCGAAGCCACGGCTCTCCTTGGTGTACCTGTCCCGTGGGATGTACACGTCCCCCACGCGGCCGTACTTCTCGAACACGCGGCGTAGCGTCTCCGGCGAGGTCCGGTAGGTTAGGTTGTCCACTTTGAGGGAGGTCATCCCCTCCACGTCGGGCGGCGGCCTACCGTAACTCATTTTCTTCACCTAAGTGACTCACAAAATAAActtgtctctttctgtctgcaAAACAACAAAGGCGCTGGTCCTGAAACCGTAGCAACTCGAAACAAAGCTAATCCGCTCTGCAACGCTCACATACGTTACGCAACACGAGCTAATCGTACACGAAATGGCGGCAACAAAGCTTCCTGTCGTCTTTTCCTGCCCACTCGTGGTGGCCTTCTCGTATTGGTTGAAGATTGCGCCCTATGTAGGGTGACATTGCCCCCTGCTGATAAGGAGGTAACATGGAGCCTAAAAAGATGATGCGTTCGAGTTTTTTCCCACGTTTTGCAACTATTCAGACTATTGTAGGAGCAAATAGAACAAACTTCCgaccatttacatgtattttaaaCAACTAACATGTGTAATatgtttaatttgttatttttgtcagAGTCCTATGTATTTTCCCACCTAAATAACTGCATACCAATAAATGTTCCTTCTTTTATTGATGCAAATGAACTTCTGACTTTTTCAAaccttttcaaaatgtaaaataaacactAAACATTCTTAAAGACCCTTTTTCATTGTATGTGGCAGTGTAATACTGCTACGTGCTAGCACTCTTCCCTGCAATGCAGTCTTCGCCAAGGGGGTTATGCTAACTTAGCAGGCGGCTAATTTAGTTGCTAActggagagagggagggaggatggGAGGGGAAGGGGAGACTGCAGCAAAACCAAGGTCCGGATTTGTGACGTCACAGGGATCCACAGACCTTCTTGACAGGACCGAGACAAGGGCTTGACTTTAAACCAGGATCCCGACGACACTTGGTGGTACCTTGCTTCTTTTCGATATATTGCAAGAACAATTAAGTCTCTTTTTCGAGGGAATCCCCACGACTGCTGATCCTCATCCTAGCGACCGGGCGAGCTCCGCCGCTGACCGGCGCGGACAAACGACAAGCGGACCAGCCACTAATCCCCGGGACGGTCGCATCCACAGGGTGACTCGGTCCGATTTGATGAGAAATGGACTGGGGCGATCATCAAGTGGATTAAATGAGTCGAAATCATCACCATCGAGGGGGTTTAACAAAGCGAAGCTGAATGTCCATTTGGTCTTTATTCTTGTCATTTGACTGGAGATGGGGGCTTTCGTGAGCAGACAAAACATAGGCGTGGAAGAAGTGGATATTCCGTCCAATTCGGTGTACCGTTACCCACCGAAATCCGGTAAGTTGGGAACAACAGGTCAGCCCAATggatgtatatgtttgtgtcgAGAAGAGAatgtgtatgtgcgtgcgtgtttgtgtgtacgtgtggaATGGGTTCACGCTGCAGAGCGTATTGCGGGTAaaatcgttaaaaaaaaagtaccagtAGTGGCCACATGATCCTGGAGGCTGTTGACAAGATGGGTTTATTATGACAGAAGTATTCTCGTGACCATATGATATCGTTTTGGAGTTTTATTTTATAGGGATCACAATGTAATATGACTGTGCACTAACTGTATGCGACTGAACTGATGATTGGGTATTTCTTTTCATACACTGCCTACCATTGGCACAcatggtaattaaaaaaatacttcttaatTTACAAATAAATCAGTTTTGAAGACTAATCGAATCATTACATCCTATTGGGTTGTGCTGCAAATATTTGGAATCTCTTGTGTCAGTAGATGTATTACAAAATGGTAGATAACATTATCTCAAAATGTATTAACTGTCAAAACAACTATGTGCCATGTATATAAGTTATGTTGCACGTATATAAGTCATGTTTGAAAGGTCATTGTTTACCAAAATTCTGTCAGGGTTAAGAGAGCCAATGAAACTGATACGTCAGGCCCAATTCTAGTTAGTGGGATGGATCTGGTGACCAAAGGCGCCGACCTGCTTCCTGAGCTGTCATTGGGTCTTCTTTTAGTCTACAGGAGTGTGAAACGAGTCTTCAAGTTGCCAGATCCGACACCCTGTCAAGTATATATCCAGATGCCTACCATTAGTCCTTCCCTGTGATTAAAAAGCACAAAGAAATATGGTTGAATTACACAGAACTTGACATTGAGAAAATTGCAATTGACCCAATCTGCATCATCCAAATTTGACGGCCATTTTACCATCTGTCCTCTGGGTCCACACAGGAAGCTACTTTGCCAGCCACTTCATCATGGGCGGAGAGAAGTTTGATTCAACCCACCCGGAAGGTTACCTGTTTGGAGAAAATACAGATCTTAACTTTCTTGGGACCAGACCAGTAGCGGTAAGTATTTAAAATTAGAAGTGCAATGTAGGCTGAACTAAAGCTTCTTGTGCGGTTCATATTCAATATGGTACTTTCATATTGCTGCAGGCCCAAAAAATCCTGAGCCACGGGCCAAATTCAGCCCACGGGCTATAGTTTGAACACCACTAGTCTAGACTATGGCGAAAATGACGGGTGGCATCGCCTCGCTAGATTAAATTGCCGTTTTAATCCTCCCACCGGCtgtgaatgttaaaaaaaaaaaaaatcaaaaacacccACTTTTCACTTTGCCTTGTATTATAATAATTCAAAGCAGTATTATATAACGTTCAGTGATTTGTGAGCAGATGGTGCGGTAAATTCATAAACCCAGTTTGAGTCACTGCGCCCTGACTCTCCACAAATATGATC is drawn from Stigmatopora nigra isolate UIUO_SnigA chromosome 18, RoL_Snig_1.1, whole genome shotgun sequence and contains these coding sequences:
- the mxra7 gene encoding matrix-remodeling-associated protein 7; the protein is MDWTFILPAVIFTLLALVVATSLLDGSTQSSWTVRHPASPSPDAGKGHPSTVQQNGHIAESKREKRATSAGDDWCQLSGSSHDHWELVKSEESRPHAASEESATVAAPAEVSSSSSSATVAAPADGSSSSSASSLSVPRPDSRHTSFDSSSEASSGRGRRSFIGLSDQELLKCAFSDHQTDGDPESPEVNDKSEFLANDSLKYIPGKSRSHHMEMMMSKEELEEEQRVQQEQLAAIFQLLKDNTETFGDVSEGDMEEQLRLYSI
- the srsf2a gene encoding serine and arginine rich splicing factor 2a, encoding MSYGRPPPDVEGMTSLKVDNLTYRTSPETLRRVFEKYGRVGDVYIPRDRYTKESRGFAFVRFLDKRDAEDAMDAMDGALLDGRELRVQMARYGRPPDSMQSRRGGPPRRRSASPRRRRRSRSRSGSRSRSRRYSRSRSRSYSRSRSRSKSKSKSRTPRRSKSKSPSRSRSRTPASNRGSRSRSKSKSKSRPKSPDDNEAEP